A region from the Vibrio fortis genome encodes:
- a CDS encoding alpha-galactosidase, producing the protein MTDKTLVELTGKQTQLIVELGDYAEILHWGKKVSGDYKEYRRALHRPVPYGRLDNDVAMTLNPELGRGVFSSPGVEGHRNGQDWAPVFVIRHVEENENGVVVESEDTKAGLRLRTELILDANDVLKTRHTLTNTKTSVYQVSRLANTLPLPARANELMTYYGRWVHEFQTVRQPLHQGGYQQENRRGRTSHEHYPALVVGTAHFDEMKGDVWGFHFAWSGNHRLRVDVKADGRRYMQAEVIYLPGEIALEEGESLTTPWLYASYSNTGLNAMSHHFHAHVRETILPASFADKPRPIHLNTWEGIYFDHDPEYIMSMATQSAEMGVERFIIDDGWFKGRDGDKAGLGDWFLCETKYPNGLRPIVEHVNKLGMEFGLWFEPEMINKDSDLFRSHPDWLLAVDGYEQPTGRNQYVINLQNDDAFNFLFERLDHFLSTYNIAYIKWDMNREVVQPAHLGQAAAYNQTQRYYALVDKVRAKHPNVEIESCAAGGGRIDYEVLKRTHRFWASDNNDALERQTIQRGMSYFFPPEVMGSHIGASHCHSTRRRHSIEFRGLTALFGHMGIELDPVKEEQAEKQGFEHYIKLHKILRPLLHSGKTWRVPTDDCAHQIHAVVSEDQSEAVVMIAQLAMPTNSLSGHLRIPGLDPDGIYQVSVLDKPSNYDDIVNYQPPWTESGCELSGEWCAEIGLTMPILDAESAMLVKFQRIKTS; encoded by the coding sequence ATGACGGACAAAACACTGGTTGAACTGACAGGTAAGCAAACGCAGCTAATCGTAGAGCTTGGCGACTATGCCGAGATCCTGCATTGGGGTAAGAAGGTAAGTGGTGATTACAAAGAGTATCGCCGCGCTTTGCATCGGCCCGTGCCTTATGGGCGATTAGATAATGATGTCGCCATGACGCTAAATCCCGAGCTTGGCCGAGGTGTGTTTAGTAGTCCCGGTGTTGAAGGTCATCGTAATGGCCAAGATTGGGCTCCGGTATTTGTTATCCGTCATGTTGAAGAGAATGAAAATGGTGTGGTGGTCGAGAGTGAAGATACTAAAGCGGGTCTTCGTCTTCGAACTGAGCTGATTTTAGATGCCAATGATGTGTTAAAGACTCGTCATACGCTCACTAATACTAAAACCAGTGTTTATCAGGTAAGCCGTCTTGCGAATACTTTACCTTTACCAGCCCGTGCTAATGAATTGATGACTTACTATGGTCGCTGGGTCCATGAATTTCAAACTGTGCGTCAGCCATTACATCAAGGTGGCTATCAACAAGAAAATCGTCGCGGCCGAACATCTCATGAGCACTATCCCGCGTTGGTTGTCGGCACTGCGCACTTCGATGAGATGAAAGGTGATGTATGGGGCTTCCATTTCGCTTGGAGCGGTAATCACAGGCTGCGTGTCGATGTGAAAGCGGATGGTCGTAGATACATGCAAGCAGAGGTTATTTATCTGCCGGGAGAGATCGCGTTGGAAGAGGGTGAAAGCCTGACCACCCCTTGGTTGTACGCAAGCTACAGCAACACAGGTTTGAATGCCATGAGTCACCATTTCCATGCTCATGTTCGCGAGACTATTTTACCAGCAAGTTTCGCTGACAAGCCGCGTCCTATCCACCTTAATACTTGGGAAGGCATCTACTTCGATCACGATCCAGAATACATCATGTCTATGGCGACGCAATCCGCCGAAATGGGCGTTGAACGTTTTATTATCGATGATGGTTGGTTTAAAGGGCGCGACGGTGACAAAGCAGGGCTAGGGGATTGGTTCCTATGTGAAACTAAATACCCAAATGGCTTACGCCCGATTGTGGAGCACGTAAATAAGTTGGGGATGGAGTTTGGGTTGTGGTTTGAGCCAGAAATGATCAATAAAGATTCTGATCTATTTCGCTCTCACCCTGACTGGTTGTTGGCTGTAGATGGCTACGAGCAACCAACAGGCCGCAACCAATATGTGATTAATCTACAAAACGATGATGCGTTTAACTTCTTGTTTGAGCGATTGGATCATTTCCTCTCGACTTACAATATCGCTTACATCAAGTGGGATATGAACCGTGAAGTCGTTCAGCCAGCACACCTTGGTCAGGCCGCTGCTTACAATCAGACTCAACGATATTATGCGCTCGTTGATAAAGTGCGAGCCAAACACCCGAATGTCGAGATTGAATCTTGTGCGGCGGGTGGTGGTCGTATCGATTATGAAGTGCTTAAACGTACTCATCGATTCTGGGCCTCAGACAATAACGATGCTTTAGAGCGCCAAACGATTCAGCGTGGTATGAGCTACTTTTTCCCACCAGAAGTGATGGGGAGCCATATAGGAGCAAGCCATTGTCACAGTACACGCCGTCGTCACAGTATCGAGTTTCGCGGGCTTACTGCACTGTTCGGTCATATGGGGATTGAGCTTGATCCCGTCAAAGAAGAACAAGCCGAGAAGCAGGGCTTTGAGCACTACATCAAGCTACACAAAATATTGCGTCCATTACTGCACAGCGGAAAAACCTGGCGTGTGCCGACGGATGACTGTGCCCATCAGATACATGCTGTGGTATCTGAAGACCAATCTGAGGCGGTGGTTATGATTGCTCAGTTAGCGATGCCGACTAACTCGCTCAGTGGCCACCTACGGATCCCAGGTCTTGACCCAGACGGGATCTATCAAGTATCGGTGTTGGATAAACCATCAAATTACGATGACATTGTGAATTACCAACCCCCTTGGACTGAATCTGGTTGCGAGTTATCGGGCGAGTGGTGTGCCGAAATAGGTTTAACTATGCCTATACTCGATGCTGAAAGCGCCATGTTAGTTAAATTTCAACGCATTAAAACGTCATAA
- a CDS encoding pirin family protein, producing the protein MTRQIKKIRNGRKHGPVSSFVSATNIEELNPFVLWDHFYLPQVEGTAGFNFHGHSGVATISYPQIGDIAHEDTGGHTGLLKAGGIQIMSSGAGVLHKETVLPDKKHADAFQLWVALPEKDLEMGPVTYSTLQEQDIPVVEVNGANVKILVGEYHGQKSAAQPPVDMSYFHINLKADSTWSHSSQASHSTAFIYVRKGVIKTGGVRLEPGELGIYENQSELISVNALHQDADFIVVTGMPLKQQLISNGASVHSSNSNLIAGVQKIRQLRAHGIRQIS; encoded by the coding sequence ATGACAAGACAAATTAAAAAAATTAGAAATGGCAGAAAGCATGGTCCAGTTAGTAGCTTTGTTTCGGCAACTAATATAGAGGAGCTTAACCCTTTTGTATTGTGGGACCACTTTTATTTGCCTCAAGTGGAAGGTACAGCAGGGTTCAACTTTCACGGTCACTCAGGCGTTGCCACCATTAGCTACCCTCAAATTGGTGATATAGCGCACGAAGATACAGGTGGGCACACTGGACTACTAAAAGCTGGAGGCATTCAAATCATGTCTTCAGGCGCAGGAGTTTTGCACAAAGAAACCGTGCTTCCTGATAAAAAACATGCCGATGCTTTCCAGCTTTGGGTTGCACTACCTGAAAAAGACTTGGAAATGGGTCCTGTGACCTATTCTACATTACAAGAGCAAGACATTCCTGTCGTCGAAGTTAATGGTGCCAACGTCAAAATCCTTGTCGGAGAGTATCACGGACAGAAAAGTGCTGCTCAACCACCAGTTGATATGTCGTACTTTCACATCAACCTAAAGGCCGATAGTACATGGTCTCATTCTAGCCAAGCATCACACTCCACAGCATTTATTTATGTCAGGAAGGGAGTGATAAAAACTGGTGGAGTTCGCTTAGAGCCAGGTGAACTTGGTATCTATGAAAACCAATCTGAACTTATATCTGTTAACGCACTACACCAAGATGCTGATTTCATAGTGGTAACAGGTATGCCATTAAAGCAACAGCTCATCAGTAATGGTGCGTCAGTACACAGCAGCAATTCAAATTTAATCGCAGGTGTTCAAAAGATAAGACAGCTGCGCGCACACGGCATTCGCCAAATATCTTAA
- a CDS encoding type 1 glutamine amidotransferase, which yields MRIHFIIHEHFEAPGAYETWAKKHRHTITYSRVYLGEPLPKCTEDIDFLIVMGGPQDPVTTIEQCPHFDTKGEQAVIAQAIYESKVVLGICLGSQLIGEALGARYEHSPEREIGKFPITLTKDGITHPLFDHFGTVLEVGHWHNDMPGLTPDAKIIAFSEGCPRQIVAYNDLVFGFQCHMELTKEVVALLIENTDLSEAKDYRFVQNPEVLLSHNCDEMNEKLHGFLDKLESFYKSKN from the coding sequence ATGCGTATCCATTTCATTATTCATGAACATTTTGAAGCTCCTGGAGCTTATGAAACTTGGGCGAAGAAACATCGTCATACCATTACATATTCGCGAGTTTATCTAGGTGAACCTCTCCCCAAATGTACTGAAGACATTGATTTTCTGATTGTTATGGGTGGCCCCCAAGATCCTGTGACCACTATCGAACAATGCCCTCACTTCGATACCAAAGGTGAGCAGGCAGTAATTGCACAAGCGATTTATGAAAGCAAAGTCGTACTTGGTATCTGTTTGGGATCCCAACTTATTGGAGAAGCTTTAGGTGCTCGTTATGAACACAGCCCTGAACGTGAAATTGGTAAGTTCCCCATAACGCTGACCAAAGATGGTATTACCCATCCACTGTTTGACCATTTTGGCACAGTACTGGAAGTAGGACATTGGCACAACGATATGCCGGGACTGACTCCCGATGCAAAAATCATTGCGTTCAGTGAAGGCTGTCCTCGACAAATCGTCGCTTATAACGATTTGGTGTTTGGTTTTCAGTGCCATATGGAGTTGACTAAAGAAGTCGTAGCGCTGCTTATCGAAAATACTGATCTCAGTGAGGCCAAAGATTATCGTTTTGTTCAGAACCCCGAAGTATTACTGAGTCATAACTGTGATGAGATGAACGAAAAGCTGCATGGCTTTTTAGATAAGTTGGAAAGCTTCTATAAATCAAAAAACTAA
- a CDS encoding MalM family protein produces the protein MKLKPLATLFMALSLSACSGLPEQTFNTDLSKQPCCSTLETLPLTTLSTPFHQQVIVDAELPILSDAVLLSSSSASHQALPVVGYEITSENPLSLLVRSYVDNNALFAANVLVYDKNWQLISRYSAQNFDYHPTGMRGLERIEKVITINPQLNGAQYIVLASDSSMFGQKLARQHPEQVYAESQNIIGNKQLPLVADYQAFGVVEVTTSASDNNAVLTLLTELGTHTKQKPNSHITPASSPEALDEWEVFQSQIDKALENDNVQQAAALANQASKQGYTQAKDYLVEQLAK, from the coding sequence ATGAAACTAAAACCGCTAGCTACTCTTTTTATGGCATTGTCTTTGAGCGCATGCAGTGGATTACCTGAGCAGACTTTCAATACAGATTTGAGCAAGCAACCATGCTGTTCAACCTTAGAGACTCTCCCGCTAACGACGCTGTCTACGCCATTCCACCAGCAAGTTATTGTAGATGCTGAACTGCCTATTTTAAGTGACGCGGTCCTACTTTCATCAAGCTCTGCGTCACACCAAGCGCTTCCTGTTGTCGGCTATGAAATAACGTCAGAGAACCCACTTTCACTTCTTGTACGCTCTTATGTCGACAACAACGCACTATTTGCAGCTAACGTCTTAGTTTATGACAAAAACTGGCAGCTTATTTCTCGATATTCAGCACAGAATTTCGATTACCACCCAACTGGCATGCGCGGTTTAGAACGCATCGAGAAAGTAATCACCATCAACCCACAGCTAAACGGTGCTCAATACATAGTTCTCGCTTCCGACTCTTCAATGTTTGGACAAAAACTCGCACGACAGCACCCAGAACAGGTGTATGCAGAGTCTCAGAACATCATTGGCAATAAACAACTTCCTTTAGTGGCGGATTACCAAGCCTTTGGGGTCGTCGAGGTGACCACCAGCGCATCAGACAACAACGCAGTTCTCACGTTATTGACTGAGCTAGGTACACACACTAAGCAAAAACCGAATTCACACATTACACCAGCCTCCTCTCCAGAAGCGCTGGATGAGTGGGAAGTATTTCAATCTCAAATCGATAAAGCACTCGAAAACGATAACGTACAGCAAGCCGCTGCGCTAGCCAACCAAGCATCAAAACAAGGCTATACCCAAGCCAAAGATTATCTCGTAGAGCAGCTAGCGAAATAA
- a CDS encoding type II toxin-antitoxin system HipA family toxin, whose translation MLNSALTVKRTLSTGEKVVVGKLAENSKQSFFQFDEAYLGAHSTSLAPFNLKADTSLQVAPREPHYGIHGVFGDSLPDGWGLYLMDRVFRQNDHNPKEVTALERLAYLGDRCMGALSYEPELDLLDESKESIDIITLGRAAIEEFEGTESALLEHLMNTGGSGGTRPKMNVTRLLNGQYSTLDDALGTKLIVKLTSEKFDLKHSESLVEYCYMQMARNVGIEVPDFDLIDAGNGRFWLEQERFDCTEQGGRIHMISACGLLDTPFREPSLDYVDLVKATRIMCSVTESQKLIKRCMFNYLTVNQDDHSKNFSFLASDADNWTLSPFYDIVYSPNPYKEHMTAFGGNGRTPKNALDQLAAQAGLSSKKAIMVMAEEIFETTRSFSLEAKHLGLSPNLIKEIDKDMVEKFQALQV comes from the coding sequence ATGCTTAACTCAGCCCTAACCGTAAAACGAACGCTTAGCACAGGTGAAAAGGTAGTTGTCGGCAAGCTAGCTGAAAATAGTAAGCAAAGCTTCTTTCAATTTGATGAGGCTTATTTAGGCGCTCACTCAACCTCTCTGGCTCCGTTCAATTTAAAGGCTGATACAAGCCTACAAGTTGCGCCTAGAGAGCCGCATTACGGCATTCATGGGGTATTTGGAGATAGCCTCCCTGATGGTTGGGGCCTTTATCTCATGGATCGTGTATTTAGACAGAACGATCATAACCCCAAGGAAGTTACCGCCCTAGAGCGATTGGCTTATTTGGGTGACAGATGCATGGGTGCGTTGAGCTATGAGCCTGAATTAGATTTACTTGATGAGTCCAAGGAGTCGATTGATATCATTACCCTTGGCCGAGCTGCGATTGAAGAGTTTGAAGGCACCGAGTCTGCTTTGCTTGAACACTTGATGAATACTGGTGGTTCGGGTGGTACTAGGCCAAAAATGAACGTTACACGTTTATTGAATGGGCAATATTCAACATTAGATGACGCACTAGGAACAAAGCTTATCGTAAAACTGACATCTGAAAAGTTTGACTTGAAGCACTCTGAATCATTAGTCGAATATTGCTATATGCAGATGGCCCGTAATGTCGGAATTGAGGTTCCAGACTTTGATTTAATTGATGCGGGTAATGGACGATTTTGGCTAGAGCAGGAACGATTTGATTGCACCGAGCAAGGCGGTCGAATCCATATGATTTCTGCGTGTGGGTTGTTAGATACACCGTTTCGAGAGCCTTCTTTGGACTATGTAGATTTAGTTAAAGCTACGCGCATCATGTGTAGTGTCACTGAGTCTCAGAAGCTCATTAAGCGCTGCATGTTTAATTACCTAACGGTTAACCAAGATGATCACAGTAAGAACTTCAGTTTCCTTGCCAGTGACGCCGATAACTGGACGCTATCGCCTTTCTACGACATTGTTTACAGCCCTAACCCTTACAAAGAGCATATGACGGCATTTGGTGGTAATGGCCGAACGCCAAAGAATGCACTAGACCAGTTAGCTGCTCAGGCGGGGTTGTCATCAAAGAAAGCGATTATGGTTATGGCTGAGGAAATATTTGAAACAACACGCTCGTTTAGTCTTGAGGCCAAACACCTGGGCTTGTCACCTAACCTAATCAAGGAGATTGATAAGGATATGGTAGAGAAATTTCAGGCGCTGCAAGTGTAG
- the melB gene encoding melibiose:sodium transporter MelB, with protein MSDKITLQTKLSYGLGALGKDFACAPIYIFLMFYFTDVAGLSAAFVGTIFLAARIIDAVTDPMMGVIVDNTRSKFGKFRPWIVIGTMLNAIVLVGLFSTHMFEGTTLYIYAAAAYILWGLTYTIMDIPYWSMIPALSSERQEREKLVVWPRLFASLAWFITGTYGLHIVGELGNGNQGDGFFNVAMLIAVLFVMSAFLIARNVKEKAAPANAKPAEKFSFKDVLTIIGKNDQLKALIGTVLSFQIANLLVGGFAIYYFSYALGNAELFPVYMAVAGAAEVAGVFLFPRIAAFLPRKLLWPIACGFPVLSCVLLLVMGFIAPANAIMIGMAGAAIKFGVGIANALQTVMLADVVDYGEHKTGRRSESVIFSVQTMLVKFAGAAGGFIVGVGLSVVGYVPNVEQSASTIMGLEFMMIGLPAIMMTISGLIYQRYYRLHEGFNKDDADQVEQGEQVVAQA; from the coding sequence ATGTCTGATAAAATTACGCTACAAACCAAACTGTCCTACGGTCTTGGTGCGCTCGGTAAAGATTTTGCCTGCGCGCCTATCTATATCTTCTTAATGTTTTACTTCACTGACGTGGCAGGTTTGTCTGCTGCTTTCGTGGGTACCATCTTTTTAGCGGCACGTATCATTGATGCAGTGACCGACCCAATGATGGGTGTGATCGTTGATAACACGCGCTCAAAATTCGGTAAATTCCGCCCTTGGATTGTGATTGGTACAATGCTTAATGCTATTGTGTTGGTCGGCCTTTTCAGCACGCACATGTTTGAAGGCACGACTCTGTACATCTACGCAGCGGCAGCTTATATCCTATGGGGTCTTACCTATACGATTATGGATATTCCATACTGGTCAATGATTCCTGCGCTGTCTAGCGAGCGTCAAGAACGTGAAAAGCTAGTCGTGTGGCCACGCCTATTTGCCAGCCTTGCATGGTTTATCACAGGTACTTACGGCCTGCACATCGTTGGTGAACTTGGTAACGGTAACCAAGGTGACGGCTTCTTCAATGTAGCAATGTTGATTGCGGTTCTGTTCGTGATGAGCGCATTCTTGATTGCGCGTAACGTTAAAGAAAAAGCGGCACCAGCGAACGCAAAACCAGCAGAGAAATTCAGCTTCAAAGACGTGCTAACCATCATTGGTAAGAACGACCAGCTTAAAGCGCTGATCGGTACGGTTCTGTCGTTCCAAATCGCTAACTTACTTGTTGGTGGCTTCGCAATCTATTACTTCTCTTACGCACTGGGTAACGCGGAACTATTCCCTGTTTACATGGCTGTTGCAGGCGCTGCTGAAGTGGCAGGTGTATTCTTGTTCCCACGTATTGCGGCATTCCTACCTCGTAAACTTTTATGGCCTATCGCTTGTGGCTTCCCAGTTCTGTCTTGTGTACTTCTATTAGTTATGGGCTTTATCGCACCAGCAAACGCAATCATGATCGGTATGGCTGGTGCAGCAATCAAATTCGGTGTCGGTATCGCAAACGCACTGCAAACCGTAATGTTAGCTGACGTTGTAGACTACGGTGAACATAAGACGGGTCGCCGCAGCGAAAGTGTTATCTTCTCTGTACAAACCATGCTTGTTAAGTTCGCAGGTGCAGCGGGCGGTTTCATTGTCGGTGTTGGTCTATCTGTAGTCGGTTACGTGCCAAACGTAGAGCAATCTGCAAGCACAATCATGGGGCTAGAGTTTATGATGATTGGTCTGCCAGCAATTATGATGACCATCAGTGGCCTTATCTATCAACGCTACTACCGTCTGCATGAAGGTTTCAATAAAGATGATGCAGACCAAGTAGAGCAGGGCGAACAAGTTGTCGCGCAAGCGTAA
- a CDS encoding isochorismatase family protein — protein MKTTTFTPENSVMLLIDHQVGTMGWVGSLELDEIKKNTVALARAAKETGMPLILTSSMEDQAQGPLFDELIQAVPEAYENRILRAGVVDSMKDENFAAAVKETGRKNIIIAGITTDVCVVYPAITAISEGYNVQVVVDGSGSPTTIADETALRRMESHGVTLTSTNQLIAELAQDWSSENGGKLIQVLFEEILSKLH, from the coding sequence ATGAAAACTACAACTTTTACACCAGAAAACTCAGTGATGTTACTAATCGATCATCAGGTCGGGACAATGGGCTGGGTTGGCTCATTAGAACTAGATGAGATTAAGAAAAATACGGTTGCGTTAGCACGTGCAGCAAAAGAAACGGGTATGCCATTAATACTTACTTCTAGCATGGAAGACCAAGCGCAAGGGCCCCTTTTTGATGAGTTGATACAAGCCGTACCTGAAGCCTATGAAAACCGAATCCTTAGAGCTGGTGTAGTGGATAGCATGAAAGATGAAAATTTTGCCGCTGCTGTTAAAGAGACTGGTCGCAAAAATATTATTATCGCGGGTATCACAACAGATGTATGTGTTGTTTACCCTGCGATAACAGCTATTAGCGAAGGCTACAATGTACAAGTTGTTGTAGATGGCTCTGGCTCTCCAACAACAATTGCAGATGAAACGGCATTAAGACGCATGGAAAGCCATGGTGTTACATTGACTTCTACAAACCAGCTCATTGCGGAATTGGCACAAGATTGGAGCAGTGAAAACGGTGGAAAATTAATTCAGGTTTTATTTGAAGAAATTCTTTCTAAATTGCACTAA
- a CDS encoding LysR family transcriptional regulator, which yields MNLNDIKVFISVVEAGSFAGASSLLAMPSTTVSRKVVQLEASLGVKLLHRSTRKLSLTEEGKHYFHLCQQHLVALEQANELIMQAQSEPKGKVRISSPFDFAMQYAQPWIAEFLKKYPEISIELDTSDSYVNMVEDRIDVAFRSGHLKDSSLIARRIGPKYSVCCASPEFLSTAGKIKVPDDLAKLNCLIMGKSQLSNEWHFMKQEKAYQVKVAGRYAASSMHLIIESALSGLGVAYVPIALVKSHLESGKLVQVLTDYDTPQSNMFIIYQSHKYMTKPTRLFIDHVIKKASPRSLWCL from the coding sequence ATGAACCTTAATGATATCAAGGTCTTTATAAGCGTTGTCGAAGCAGGTAGCTTTGCGGGAGCAAGCAGTTTATTAGCTATGCCTTCAACTACGGTCAGTCGAAAGGTCGTTCAATTGGAAGCTAGCCTAGGAGTAAAGCTACTTCATCGAAGCACACGAAAGTTATCATTGACGGAAGAAGGTAAGCACTATTTTCATTTGTGTCAGCAGCACCTTGTAGCGCTTGAGCAAGCAAACGAATTGATTATGCAGGCACAATCCGAGCCTAAGGGAAAGGTTCGCATTTCATCGCCTTTTGACTTTGCCATGCAATATGCTCAGCCTTGGATTGCTGAGTTTTTAAAGAAATATCCAGAAATTAGCATTGAGTTGGATACTTCTGATAGCTATGTAAATATGGTGGAAGATAGAATTGATGTCGCGTTTCGCTCAGGTCATTTGAAAGACTCTTCTTTAATTGCAAGGCGAATAGGGCCAAAATATAGCGTGTGCTGTGCAAGCCCAGAGTTCTTGAGTACAGCAGGAAAAATAAAAGTCCCCGATGATTTGGCAAAGCTCAACTGTCTTATTATGGGGAAATCACAACTTTCTAATGAATGGCATTTTATGAAGCAAGAAAAAGCCTACCAAGTTAAAGTTGCTGGGAGGTATGCAGCATCAAGTATGCACTTGATTATCGAATCTGCTCTGAGTGGGTTAGGTGTTGCTTACGTGCCTATTGCATTAGTTAAGAGTCATCTTGAAAGCGGCAAACTCGTACAAGTTTTGACTGACTATGATACGCCACAGTCAAATATGTTTATCATCTATCAATCCCACAAATACATGACCAAACCAACTAGACTTTTCATTGACCATGTCATCAAAAAGGCCAGCCCTAGGTCTCTGTGGTGCTTATAA
- a CDS encoding carbohydrate porin has translation MKQKTLVRALGLTLALAPLAGMAAVENINYFGYAKWGNIYTDNDEHNSGKGKRNDVIRASQGYGNYRLGNELNWWEAGLKADVWQQGDAYFDTTLYLGSGESWGDVSLIQMWSAGHGLIDGQADAKVWAGERFYRRHEVHMIDIKYWDTSSTGIGVEDWDFGFAKGHIAWMAPNSSVDGRSLHNLDARLSDITLSDSADLTLGLNYVFTQNSSYDESDITTSGAMLSTLYRQAWDYGSNTFAFQYGTDALAGGLMSAEGGSNRKYSTGVEHDGYSWRIFNSGDLNVSEDFQVMYSIAYQDKNLDNDEGEKWFSVGARPQYSWTDYMATALEVGYESVEAQNGAGTNDMYKVTVSQMFQAGKGVWARPSLRLFATYSEKTDEWGRGGDVYGQAQSIAKQNIDEITFGFNVETWW, from the coding sequence ATGAAACAAAAGACGCTTGTAAGAGCGCTAGGGCTAACCCTCGCCCTTGCACCGCTTGCTGGTATGGCCGCAGTGGAAAACATCAATTACTTCGGTTACGCCAAGTGGGGCAACATTTACACCGATAACGACGAACATAACTCAGGAAAAGGCAAACGCAACGATGTAATTCGAGCGAGCCAAGGCTACGGCAACTACCGTTTAGGTAACGAGCTGAACTGGTGGGAAGCGGGCCTCAAAGCCGACGTTTGGCAACAAGGGGATGCGTACTTTGATACCACGCTTTACCTAGGCAGTGGCGAGAGCTGGGGCGACGTTAGCTTGATCCAGATGTGGTCTGCAGGACACGGCCTGATTGACGGACAAGCCGATGCCAAGGTATGGGCAGGTGAACGCTTCTACCGCCGTCATGAAGTCCACATGATCGACATTAAATACTGGGATACTTCAAGCACTGGTATCGGTGTAGAAGATTGGGACTTCGGGTTTGCTAAGGGTCACATCGCTTGGATGGCACCAAACTCCAGCGTCGACGGTCGCAGCTTGCACAACCTTGATGCACGCCTTAGCGACATCACACTCAGTGACAGCGCAGATCTTACCCTTGGTCTGAACTATGTTTTCACCCAAAACTCTAGCTATGACGAGAGTGACATCACCACTTCTGGCGCAATGTTATCGACGCTCTACCGCCAAGCTTGGGATTACGGCTCAAACACATTCGCTTTCCAGTACGGTACGGATGCGTTGGCGGGCGGCTTGATGAGTGCAGAAGGCGGCTCAAACCGTAAGTACAGCACGGGTGTTGAACACGACGGTTACAGCTGGCGCATTTTCAACTCTGGTGACCTAAACGTAAGTGAAGACTTCCAAGTGATGTACTCCATCGCCTACCAAGATAAAAACCTCGACAACGACGAAGGTGAGAAGTGGTTCAGCGTAGGTGCTCGCCCTCAATACAGCTGGACAGATTACATGGCTACCGCGCTAGAGGTGGGTTATGAGTCCGTAGAAGCTCAAAACGGTGCAGGTACCAATGACATGTACAAAGTGACAGTGTCGCAAATGTTCCAGGCTGGCAAAGGCGTTTGGGCTCGCCCATCACTTCGTTTATTCGCGACTTACTCAGAGAAAACCGATGAGTGGGGACGCGGGGGCGATGTCTACGGCCAAGCACAAAGCATCGCCAAGCAAAACATCGATGAGATCACTTTCGGCTTTAACGTCGAAACATGGTGGTAA